In a genomic window of Candidatus Microthrix parvicella Bio17-1:
- the gyrA gene encoding DNA gyrase subunit A, which translates to MSDEPPIQPENDEPASEDGVPEDLVVPVELVDFSGEGIEPIEIQAEMEQSFLDYAMSVIVSRALPDVRDGLKPVHRRILWAMHEAGLRPDRQHRKCATVVGDVIGKYHPHGDSSVYDALVRMGQDFSLSHVLIDKHGNFGSLSDGPAAYRYTECRLDPLAMSMLAEIDEDTVDRIPNYDGSTEEPTVLPSRFPNLLVNGSQGIAVGMATNIPPHNLGEVIDAVDLLIDHPDATVDELMERVLGPDFPTGGEILGRAGLISAYRTGRGSIKLRGKAEIVEDANGRNSIVVSEVPYQTAPEVIEERAAELVNNRELEGIRAITNSSAKGQIKLVFELKRDASPMVVLNNLYKYTPLQTTFAANMVALVDGVPRTLNLRDALVHYLEHQREVVRRRTEFRLARAQRRAHIVEGLVRALDLIDAIIAAIRASADRGVARAALMGEGFEFSEIQANHILDLPLGRLTRLGRTELNEELAELRRIMAELEAILADQGRLDAVIREELADIRSRFAVDRRSAMTHDPGDLDVEDLIDDEDVVVVMTSRGYIKTTSLDAFRTQGRGGRGVAGAKLRDEDMITTLIKTSAHAYLLFFTNRGKVYRLKVHRIPMMDRGAQGTAIVNLLRLASDERVEAVIDTRDYESHRYLMFTTSHGVVKKTRFTAYDSSRQDGLIAVSLRDGDELVEVLPVNDDDEVMLVSSSGMGIRFAESDVRPMGRNAAGVRGMRLKSGDRVIGSAVITPDTRLLTVTDGGYGKRTDPDEFTRQGRGGQGVRAHRIRDDRGRVVAANLVAEDSEIFLITDAGVIIRTPVGSISEYGRDAMGVTVMRLDGDTKVVAVAPVVSEDGAVAESDEADVEAIVEVQPGE; encoded by the coding sequence ATGTCAGATGAACCGCCAATCCAGCCAGAGAACGACGAGCCTGCTTCCGAGGATGGCGTTCCCGAAGATCTCGTGGTGCCGGTCGAGTTGGTCGACTTCAGCGGCGAGGGCATCGAGCCCATCGAGATTCAGGCCGAGATGGAGCAGTCCTTTCTCGACTACGCCATGTCGGTCATCGTCAGCCGGGCGCTGCCCGACGTGCGCGACGGTCTCAAGCCGGTGCACCGCCGCATCCTCTGGGCGATGCACGAGGCCGGACTGCGCCCCGACCGTCAGCACCGCAAGTGCGCCACGGTCGTCGGCGACGTCATCGGCAAGTACCACCCGCACGGTGACAGCTCGGTGTACGACGCCCTGGTGCGCATGGGCCAGGACTTCTCGCTGTCGCATGTGCTGATCGACAAGCACGGCAACTTCGGTTCGCTGTCCGACGGGCCGGCCGCCTACCGCTACACCGAGTGCCGCCTCGATCCGCTCGCCATGTCGATGCTGGCCGAGATCGACGAGGACACCGTCGACCGGATCCCCAACTACGATGGGTCGACCGAAGAGCCCACCGTGCTGCCGTCGCGGTTCCCCAACCTTTTGGTTAACGGCTCGCAGGGCATCGCAGTGGGCATGGCCACCAACATCCCGCCGCACAACCTGGGCGAGGTGATCGACGCGGTCGACCTGCTGATCGACCACCCGGACGCCACCGTCGACGAGCTGATGGAGCGGGTGTTGGGCCCCGACTTCCCCACCGGCGGTGAGATTCTGGGTCGAGCCGGACTGATCTCGGCCTACCGGACCGGACGGGGCTCGATCAAGCTTCGAGGTAAGGCGGAGATCGTCGAGGACGCCAACGGCCGCAACAGCATCGTCGTGTCGGAGGTGCCCTACCAGACGGCACCCGAGGTGATTGAGGAACGTGCCGCCGAGCTGGTGAACAACCGTGAGCTCGAGGGCATCCGGGCCATCACCAACAGCTCGGCCAAGGGCCAGATCAAGCTGGTGTTCGAGCTCAAGCGGGATGCATCACCCATGGTGGTGCTCAACAACCTCTACAAGTACACGCCGTTGCAAACCACCTTCGCCGCCAACATGGTGGCGCTGGTTGACGGCGTGCCGCGCACGCTCAACCTGCGCGACGCCCTGGTGCACTACCTCGAGCACCAGCGCGAGGTCGTCCGCCGCCGCACCGAGTTCCGTCTGGCCCGTGCGCAGCGGCGGGCCCACATCGTCGAGGGGCTGGTGCGGGCGCTCGACCTGATCGATGCGATCATCGCTGCGATCCGGGCCTCGGCCGACCGCGGCGTGGCCCGCGCCGCGTTGATGGGGGAGGGCTTCGAGTTCTCCGAGATTCAGGCCAACCACATCCTTGACCTGCCGTTGGGTCGCCTCACGCGGTTGGGTCGCACCGAGCTGAATGAGGAGCTGGCCGAGCTTCGGCGCATCATGGCCGAGCTCGAGGCGATCCTGGCCGATCAGGGCCGCCTCGATGCGGTGATCCGCGAGGAACTGGCCGACATCCGCAGCCGTTTCGCCGTTGATCGCCGCAGCGCCATGACCCACGATCCCGGCGACCTGGACGTCGAGGATCTGATCGACGATGAGGATGTCGTCGTCGTGATGACCAGCCGGGGTTATATCAAGACCACGTCGCTGGACGCGTTTCGCACACAAGGCCGCGGTGGCCGCGGGGTGGCGGGTGCCAAGCTCCGCGACGAGGACATGATCACCACGTTGATCAAGACGTCTGCGCACGCCTACCTGCTGTTCTTCACCAACCGGGGCAAGGTGTATCGCCTCAAGGTGCACCGCATTCCCATGATGGACCGGGGCGCTCAGGGCACCGCCATCGTGAACCTGCTGCGCCTGGCGTCCGACGAGCGGGTGGAGGCGGTCATCGACACCCGCGACTATGAGTCGCACCGCTACCTGATGTTCACCACGTCCCACGGCGTCGTGAAGAAGACCCGGTTCACGGCCTACGACTCGTCGCGCCAGGACGGCCTGATCGCCGTCAGCCTGCGCGACGGCGACGAGTTGGTCGAGGTGTTGCCGGTGAATGACGACGACGAGGTCATGTTGGTCTCGTCGTCGGGCATGGGCATTCGCTTCGCCGAGTCCGATGTCCGGCCGATGGGTCGAAACGCCGCCGGTGTGCGGGGCATGCGTCTCAAGTCGGGCGACCGCGTGATTGGTTCGGCCGTGATCACTCCCGACACGCGTTTGCTGACCGTCACCGACGGTGGCTACGGCAAGCGCACCGACCCGGACGAGTTCACCCGTCAGGGCCGCGGTGGTCAAGGGGTTCGGGCGCACCGAATCCGCGACGACCGGGGTCGGGTGGTGGCCGCCAACCTGGTGGCCGAGGACTCGGAGATCTTCCTCATCACCGACGCAGGCGTCATCATCCGTACCCCTGTCGGTTCCATCAGCGAGTACGGACGGGATGCAATGGGGGTCACCGTCATGCGCCTCGATGGTGACACCAAGGTGGTGGCCGTTGCGCCGGTGGTCAGTGAGGACGGAGCCGTCGCCGAGTCCGACGAAGCGGACGTTGAGGCCATCGTCGAGGTGCAACCCGGGGAGTAG
- a CDS encoding DUF721 domain-containing protein codes for MRSQRPSRHVSSSLDAVLAHFGRPSLDAHAVIEGQWPTIVGARLAKWCWPSDLVSGRLVISTTDPAVAEELNLLGRELAGTLNQLVGDDVVATVRVRVTSESRSPGVPTEQAPKGTDGR; via the coding sequence ATGAGGTCTCAGCGTCCGTCCCGGCACGTGTCCAGCTCACTCGATGCGGTACTGGCACACTTTGGCCGGCCGTCGTTGGACGCTCACGCGGTGATTGAGGGCCAATGGCCCACCATCGTCGGTGCGCGGCTGGCCAAGTGGTGTTGGCCAAGCGATCTGGTGTCGGGCCGGCTGGTGATCAGCACCACCGATCCAGCGGTGGCCGAGGAGTTGAACCTGTTGGGGCGTGAGCTGGCCGGCACGCTGAATCAGTTGGTGGGGGACGACGTTGTCGCCACCGTGAGGGTGCGTGTCACTTCCGAGAGCCGTTCCCCGGGGGTCCCTACAGAACAGGCCCCGAAGGGCACAGACGGACGCTGA
- a CDS encoding DNA gyrase/topoisomerase IV subunit B, with protein sequence MTVEPSTYGAEQIQVLEGLEAVRKRPGMYIGSTGPSGLHHLVYEVVDNSVDEAMAGFCDHIEVTLLASGGCQVVDNGRGIPTDPHPKYPGMSAAEVAITVLHAGGKFGGGGYKVSGGLHGVGISVVNALSARTEVDIDREGQRWSMSYIDGGVANEPLRQIGPTPPSTDGIERPTGTTVRFWPDPEIFDEVTFRSQTLTERLQMMAFLNAGLTISFTDERGEEPERTIFCYENGVRDFIVHINGPKETLFDDVGHYHHSEEAAGAPMQVEIAFQWNTGYNSDGLHSFANGINTIEGGMHEEGFKKALTNTLNRYAREKGHLKEKETNLQGEDIREGLTAIISVKLADPQFEGQTKSKLGNVPVRSMVERATNDRLGEWLEEHPTEARRVVAKAIAASRAREAARSAREATRRKSALDGAGLPGKLADCSSKNPDECELYIVEGNSAGGSAKDARDPATMAILPIRGKILNVERARPDRMLRNAEVTSLIQAVGAGMGEEFDLPQIRYGKVVLMADADVDGSHIRTLLLTFFFRQMKPLVEAGRVFIAQPPLYSTKVGKETVYLKDDEARREFLVGRPKHSEDFARLKGLGEMDADELWATTMDPERRTLLQVTAQQAAIADQVFSVLMGESVESRKHFIQTNANDVRFLDI encoded by the coding sequence GTGACAGTTGAACCCAGCACGTACGGCGCCGAGCAGATTCAGGTGTTGGAGGGCCTGGAAGCGGTTCGAAAACGTCCGGGAATGTATATCGGTTCCACCGGCCCCAGCGGGTTGCATCACCTGGTGTACGAGGTGGTCGACAACTCGGTCGATGAGGCGATGGCAGGGTTCTGCGATCACATCGAGGTCACACTCCTGGCCAGTGGTGGCTGTCAGGTGGTCGACAACGGCCGTGGCATTCCCACCGACCCACACCCGAAATACCCGGGCATGTCGGCCGCCGAGGTGGCCATCACCGTGTTGCACGCCGGTGGCAAGTTCGGCGGCGGTGGCTACAAGGTGTCGGGCGGACTGCACGGGGTTGGCATCTCGGTGGTCAACGCATTGTCGGCCCGAACCGAGGTGGACATCGACCGGGAGGGGCAGCGCTGGTCGATGAGCTACATCGACGGGGGCGTCGCCAACGAGCCGCTTCGACAGATCGGCCCCACCCCGCCGAGCACCGATGGCATCGAGCGCCCCACGGGCACCACGGTGCGCTTCTGGCCCGACCCGGAGATTTTCGACGAGGTCACGTTCCGCAGCCAAACCCTGACCGAGCGCCTGCAGATGATGGCGTTCCTCAATGCCGGTTTAACCATTTCGTTTACCGACGAACGTGGCGAGGAACCAGAACGAACCATCTTCTGTTATGAGAACGGCGTGCGGGATTTCATCGTGCACATCAACGGCCCAAAAGAAACATTGTTCGACGACGTGGGCCACTACCACCACTCGGAGGAGGCGGCGGGTGCCCCGATGCAGGTGGAGATCGCCTTTCAGTGGAACACCGGCTACAACTCCGACGGTCTGCACAGCTTTGCCAACGGCATCAACACCATCGAAGGCGGCATGCACGAGGAGGGCTTCAAGAAGGCGCTCACCAACACGCTCAACAGGTACGCCCGCGAGAAGGGCCACCTGAAGGAGAAGGAGACCAACCTTCAGGGCGAGGACATCCGTGAGGGCCTGACCGCGATCATCTCGGTCAAGCTGGCCGACCCGCAGTTTGAGGGTCAGACCAAGTCGAAGCTGGGTAACGTGCCGGTGCGTTCCATGGTCGAGCGGGCGACCAACGACCGGCTGGGGGAGTGGCTCGAGGAGCATCCCACCGAGGCGCGACGCGTGGTCGCCAAGGCGATTGCCGCATCTCGTGCCCGCGAGGCAGCACGGTCGGCCCGAGAGGCCACCCGCCGCAAGTCGGCCCTCGACGGCGCAGGGCTGCCGGGCAAGCTGGCCGACTGCTCGTCGAAGAACCCGGACGAGTGCGAGCTGTACATCGTGGAGGGCAACTCGGCCGGCGGCTCGGCCAAGGACGCCCGCGACCCGGCCACCATGGCAATCCTGCCGATTCGGGGCAAGATCCTCAACGTTGAGCGTGCCCGGCCGGACCGCATGCTGCGCAATGCCGAGGTCACTTCGCTGATCCAGGCGGTTGGCGCGGGCATGGGCGAGGAGTTCGACCTCCCTCAGATTCGATACGGCAAGGTGGTGCTCATGGCCGACGCCGACGTCGACGGCAGCCACATTCGTACGCTGTTGCTCACCTTCTTCTTCCGTCAGATGAAGCCGCTGGTGGAGGCGGGTCGGGTGTTCATCGCACAGCCGCCGTTGTACTCGACCAAAGTGGGCAAGGAGACGGTGTACCTCAAGGACGACGAGGCCCGCCGCGAGTTTCTTGTCGGGCGGCCCAAGCACTCTGAGGACTTCGCCCGCTTGAAGGGTCTGGGCGAGATGGATGCCGACGAGCTTTGGGCGACGACGATGGACCCGGAGCGACGGACCCTGCTGCAGGTGACCGCCCAGCAGGCCGCCATCGCCGACCAGGTGTTCTCGGTGCTGATGGGCGAAAGCGTTGAAAGCCGCAAGCACTTCATCCAGACCAACGCCAACGACGTCCGCTTTCTCGACATCTAA
- the recF gene encoding DNA replication/repair protein RecF (All proteins in this family for which functions are known are DNA-binding proteins that assist the filamentation of RecA onto DNA for the initiation of recombination or recombinational repair.), whose product MFLRRLELRQFRSYEKLSLELPVGLTALIGPNGIGKTNLVEAVAWPLLLTSVRGVPNEALVRRGAEAAVVRAEFEEPSPDGEWQGVGEARRALIESEISTRGRGRVLLNRQAGARRRDVAEVGRVTVFSPDDLVLIKGSPSDRRRLLDDALVARDPRLDSVRSDYEKVLRQRNALLRQTRGGLDQSAELTLEVWNRQLSERGDRLGTERAALVEELSPLVSAAYEELAGAKCEVVLTYDAPWRDTGLAAALNDARREELRRGVTMVGPHRDELVVSLDGMAARTHASQGEQRSLALSLRLAVHRLLTDRFGAPPLLVLDDVLSELDAQRRSALLRAVPSGQTLLTTAAELPTEIDPSAVLEVTEPGSVRWR is encoded by the coding sequence ATGTTTCTGCGACGGTTGGAGTTGCGGCAGTTCCGCTCCTACGAGAAGTTGTCGCTGGAACTGCCGGTGGGCTTGACGGCCCTGATCGGTCCCAACGGCATCGGCAAGACCAACCTTGTTGAGGCGGTGGCCTGGCCACTGCTGTTGACGAGTGTTCGCGGCGTTCCCAATGAGGCGTTGGTGCGGCGAGGTGCCGAGGCGGCCGTGGTGAGGGCCGAGTTCGAGGAGCCGTCGCCCGACGGTGAGTGGCAGGGCGTGGGCGAGGCTCGGCGGGCGTTGATCGAATCAGAGATCTCCACCCGTGGACGAGGGCGGGTGCTGTTGAACCGCCAGGCTGGTGCCCGTCGTCGTGACGTGGCCGAGGTGGGGCGGGTCACGGTGTTCTCGCCCGACGACCTGGTGCTGATCAAAGGATCGCCTTCGGATCGCCGACGCCTGCTCGATGATGCGCTGGTGGCTCGTGATCCTCGGCTGGATTCGGTTCGATCCGACTACGAGAAGGTGCTTCGACAACGAAATGCGTTGCTGCGTCAAACCAGAGGTGGGCTCGATCAATCGGCCGAACTCACCCTGGAGGTGTGGAATCGTCAGCTCTCCGAGCGAGGTGACCGGTTGGGCACCGAACGTGCGGCGCTGGTCGAGGAGTTGTCGCCACTGGTGAGTGCTGCCTACGAGGAATTGGCAGGAGCGAAGTGCGAGGTGGTGCTGACCTACGATGCCCCGTGGCGAGACACCGGGTTGGCGGCTGCCTTGAACGACGCACGACGCGAGGAGTTGCGACGCGGCGTCACCATGGTGGGGCCGCATCGTGACGAGTTGGTTGTCAGCCTCGACGGGATGGCGGCCCGCACCCATGCGTCTCAGGGCGAGCAACGCAGCCTGGCGTTGTCGCTGCGGCTGGCAGTACACCGTCTCCTGACGGACCGCTTTGGTGCGCCGCCGCTCCTGGTGCTTGACGATGTCTTGTCGGAACTCGATGCGCAGCGGCGCTCGGCCTTGTTGCGCGCCGTTCCAAGCGGGCAGACGCTGTTGACCACTGCCGCCGAGCTTCCAACGGAGATTGACCCCTCCGCCGTGCTCGAGGTGACCGAACCCGGATCGGTGAGGTGGCGATGA